In Mastomys coucha isolate ucsf_1 unplaced genomic scaffold, UCSF_Mcou_1 pScaffold5, whole genome shotgun sequence, one genomic interval encodes:
- the Npw gene encoding neuropeptide W codes for MASPRYHTVGRASGLLMGLRRSPYLWRRALGGTAGPLAGSPLLLPSPWQKLWDVRSRSSQAEVPIHAPRSPRDLEGVRQPEQSVSLHSWISEEPAARAFRETLRAQPWFLQQIIFADPVTPKNRWRPHA; via the exons ATGGCGAGTCCCCGCTATCACACAGTGGGTCGTGCCTCGGGGCTGCTCATGGGGCTACGCCGCTCGCCCTACCTGTGGCGCCGTGCCCTGGGCGGGACCGCTGGACCACTCGCCGGcagccctctcctgcttccttcccccTGGCAGAAGCTATGGGATGTACGAAGCAGGAGCTCACAGGCAGAGGTTCCCATCCATGCACCTCGGAGTCCGCGGGACCTAGAGGGAGTCCGCCAGCCGGAGCAGTCGGTAAGCCTTCACTCCTGGATCTCAGAGGAGCCCGCTGCTAG AGCCTTCAGAGAGACGCTTCGCGCCCAGCCATGGTTCCTGCAGCAAATCATCTTTGCAGATCCTGTCACGCCCAAGAACCGATGGCGCCCCCATGCTTGA